A region from the Salvia splendens isolate huo1 chromosome 15, SspV2, whole genome shotgun sequence genome encodes:
- the LOC121769009 gene encoding serine/threonine-protein phosphatase PP2A-2 catalytic subunit-like gives MPGHGDLDRQIAQLMECKPLSEVEVKILCDQARAILVEEWNVQPVKCPVTVCGDIHGQFYDLIELFRIGGNAPDTNYLFMGDYVDRGYYSVETVTLLVALKVRYRDRITILRGNHESRQITQVYGFYDECLRKYGNANVWKFFTDLFDYLPLTALIESQVFCLHGGLSPSLDTLDNIRALDRIQEVPHEGPMCDLLWSDPDDRCGWGISPRGAGYTFGQDIAAQFNHTNGLTLISRAHQLVMEGYNWCQDKNVVTVFSAPNYCYRCGNMAAILEIGEHMEQNFLQFDPAPRQIEPDTTRKTPDYFL, from the exons ATGCCGGGGCATGGGGATCTGGATAGGCAAATAGCGCAATTGATGGAGTGCAAGCCTCTATCGGAGGTGGAGGTGAAGATTTTGTGCGATCAGGCGCGGGCGATTCTGGTGGAGGAGTGGAATGTGCAGCCCGTGAAATGCCCCGTCACCGTGTGCGGCGATATCCACGGACAGTTTTACGATCTGATCGAGCTGTTCCGGATTGGCGGCAATGCTCCTGATACAAATTATCTCTTCATGGGGGACTACGTCG ACCGTGGGTACTATTCGGTGGAGACGGTCACACTTTTAGTGGCCTTGAAAGTTCGCTATAGAGATAGAATCACAATCCTCAGAGGAAACCATGAAAGCCGGCAAATCACTCAAGT GTATGGATTCTATGATGAATGCTTGAGGAAGTATGGCAATGCCAACGTATGGAAGTTTTTCACTGATCTTTTTGATTATTTGCCATTGACAGCACTTATTGAGAGTCAG GTCTTCTGTTTGCATGGGGGTCTTTCACCATCACTAGACACCTTGGATAATATTCGAGCTTTAGATCGCATACAGGAG GTTCCACACGAAGGGCCAATGTGCGACCTTTTATGGTCTGATCCGGATGATCGTTGCGGATGGGGCATATCACCACGCGGGGCTGGCTACACCTTTGGACAGGATATAGCTGCTCAGTTCAACCACACGAATGGCCTcaccctaatttctagggctcaCCAGCTTGTCATGGAGGGTTATAACTGGTGTCAG GATAAGAATGTGGTGACAGTGTTTAGCGCCCCCAACTATTGCTACCGTTGCGGAAATATGGCTGCAATACTTGAAATTGGGGAGCACATGGAGCAGAACTTCCTTCAGTTTGACCCAGCTCCACGACAAATTGAGCCCGACACAACTCGCAAGACTCCAGACTACTTCTTGTGA